Part of the Desulforegula conservatrix Mb1Pa genome is shown below.
CAAGCATGGCGCGGTGATGAAGAAGCAGACACTGAATATGCTGATGTAGCTGGTTTCTGCCGGAGTGTTTCGCTTGCCGAAATTGCAGAACACGGCCATGTACTGACACCAGGGCGTTATGTCGGTGCTGAAGCTGTAGAGGACGACGACGAAGCCTTTGCGGAAAAGATGCAGAAGCTGACAGAAAAACTTGGTGAGCAGATGGCAAAGGGTGCGGAAATAGACATACTTATCAGGCAGAAGCTTGGAGGGCTGGGGTATGAGTTCTGATTGGAGAAGTTATCAATTCCAAGAATTATGTGACATAAAAAGAGGAGCTTCACCAAGACCAATACATGATTACCTTGGCGATGAGGGAATGCCATGGATCAAAATTGCTGATGCTACGGCAGAAGACTCTAGATTTATTAGGACAAGTAAAGAGCGAATTAAACTGAGTGGAGTTAAGGCAAGTGTTGAAGTTTTTCCAGGGGAGCTGATTTTATCAAATAGCGCCACTCCTGGATTGCCTAAGTTTATGAAAATCAATGCTTGTATTCATGATGGATGGATGATTCTTCGGAATTTTAAACAACTGGATAAAAATTTTGCATATTGGCTTTTGTTGGTGGAACGCACAAATCTTGTTTCGCAAGGTAATGGCTCTGTTTTTACAAACCTCAAGACAGATATTTTAAAAAATTATACAGTAAACATTCCAGCAATAGATGAACAAATAAGGATAGCCAGTTTTTTTAATACATTAGATGATCGCATCACCCTATTGCGCGAAACCAACAAAACCCTCGAAGCCATAGCACAGGCCATTTTTAAATCGTGGTTTGTGGATTTCGACCCGGTGCGAGCCAAACAGGAAGGCCGAGAACCTGAAGGCATGGACGCAGACACAGCCGCGCTCTTTCCCGACAGCTTCGAGGAATCGGAACTTGGGTTGATTCCGAAGGGGTGGAAAGTTGGAACGCTGGGCGACATTTCATGTGTCAAAGGAGGTTTCGCATATAAAAGTGAGGTGTTTTGTGATGCAGGGTCTCCAGTCGTTAAAATCAAAAATATTGTCGGAGATGGAACTGTTGATTTACTGGATGCTCAATTTATTGCAGATGAAATAGCAAATAAAACCCAAAAGTTCGGTTTGAAAGATGGAGATATTGTTATTGCCATGACTGGTGCAACAATTGGAAAAACTGGTGTTATTGTAACAACAGAAGATCAAGTTCCTTATTTGAACCAGCGAGTTGCTAAATTTGATTCTAATTTACAAGGCTTTAATAATAGCTGGTTTATATTTGTAGCATTCCAAAACAAATTTATTTTTGAACAAGTCGTTAATGCGGCATCTGGTAGTGCTCAACCCAATATAAGTACAAACGGTATTGAATCAGTTTGCTTAGTAATTCCCGATAACAATGAATTAATGAGCATATTTAATGAATATATATCTGTCATATTTCAAGGTTGGATTGCCAATCAAAAACAATCAAAAACCCTCACCCAACTCCGCGACACTCTGCTTCCTCGTTTAATATCCGGCCAACTACGCCTTCCAGACGCAGAATCCATGGTCGAAGAGGCGGTTTCATGAGTTATCAGCCCCCATATTCCATAACTCCTCAGATACTTCAGCGGGTAGCAGATATTGTCGAGCTTCTGACCAGATGGTCTCTGTCTGATGACAGTTCCCTGTCCCCGCAGTTGCGCCGTAATAACCGAATCCGCACCATTCAGGCATCTCTGGCAATCGAAAATAATACCCTGAGTATTGAGCAGGTGACGGCGGTGCTTGAAGGTAGGCATGTTCTTGGTCTGCCCCGTGAAATTCAGGAAGTCCGCAACGCCTTTACTGCCTATGAGCAGTTGACAAGCTGGCAACCGCATTCCTTGGGGGATCTTCTGAAAGCTCATGGATTCCTGATGACAGGGCTGGTTGATGAAGCTGGCTCTTTCCGCACAGGCGGAGTCGGTATTTATAATGACAAGAAGCTGGTTCACATGGCTCCGCCTCCAAGCCGGGTATCTGCGCTAATGTCCGATCTTCTTGTCTGGCTTGAATCTGCGCCTGTTCATCCACTTATTGCCAGTTGCGTATTCCATTATGAATTCGAGTTTATCCATCCTTTTTCAGACGGCAACGGACGCATGGGGCGTTTATGGCAGACGCTGATACTCAGCCAGTGGAAGCCCATGCTTGCTTATCTTCCGGTTGAGACAGTTGTCAGAAGCAGACAGGAAGAATATTATCAGGCTCTGGCAGAAGCAGACAGACTGGCCGATTCAACACCTTTCATAGAATTCATGCTTCAGGCTTTGCACGATGCCATGACAGAAGCACTTTCCAAAACGTCGGTAAAAGAGTCGGTGAAAACGTCGGTGAAAACATCTGATAAAATTTTAGGGGAACTTTCCCTGAACAGCTCCATGACCATTCCGGAACTTGCAGAAAAAGTCGGGGTCACAGCGCGGTCTATAGAACGTAATCTTAAAAAATTGCAGGATGAAGGCCGTTTGCGTCGTATAGGCCCAGCCAAGGGCGGCCATTGGGAGGTTATCAAATGACAGAAGACCAGCTCGAACAGGAAGCCCTGGAATGGCTTAAAAGTATCGGGTATAGCCATCGCTACGGACTGGACATTGCGCCGGATGGCTCAGAACCTGAACGCGGCAATTATTCCCAGGTGCTTCTTGTAAGCCGTTTGCGGGACGCTATCAGCCGCCTTAATCCTCTTGTTCCCCTTGTGGCCCGTGAAGACGCATTGCAGAAAATCCTTAATTTGGATACTCCGGTTTTACTTGCCGCAAATCGGGCCTTCCATAATATGCTGGTTAATGGCGTTCCTGTCGAATATCAAAAAGACGGCGAGACACGGGGTGATTTTGTCCGGCTGATGGACTTTTCAGATGTAAAGGCCAACGAATGGCTTGCTGTGAACCAGTTTTCCATAAAGGGGGCAAAACATACACGCAGGCCTGATATCATTCTTTTTGTTAATGGACTGCCCCTTGTTCTGCTTGAGCTGAAAAATCCTGCTGATCAGAACGCGGATCTCCGGAAAGCATACGACCAGATACAGACCTATAAAGAACAGATTCCTGATGTGTTCCAGTATAACGAAATACTGGTAATCTCTGACGGAACTGATGCACTCATGGGATCTCTTTCCGCAAATATTGAGAGATTCATGGCCTGGCGCACCATTGACGGAATTTCCCTTGATCCGCTCGGACAGTTCAACGGACTGGAAACCCTTGTACGCGGAATTCTGGCTCCTGACTGTTTTCTGGATTTTCTGCGCTTCTTTGTTCTGTTTGAAGATGACGGAACTCTTGTTAAAAAAATTGCGGGCTATCATCAGTTTCATGCCGTGCGTTCTGCAATCGGAC
Proteins encoded:
- a CDS encoding restriction endonuclease subunit S is translated as MSSDWRSYQFQELCDIKRGASPRPIHDYLGDEGMPWIKIADATAEDSRFIRTSKERIKLSGVKASVEVFPGELILSNSATPGLPKFMKINACIHDGWMILRNFKQLDKNFAYWLLLVERTNLVSQGNGSVFTNLKTDILKNYTVNIPAIDEQIRIASFFNTLDDRITLLRETNKTLEAIAQAIFKSWFVDFDPVRAKQEGREPEGMDADTAALFPDSFEESELGLIPKGWKVGTLGDISCVKGGFAYKSEVFCDAGSPVVKIKNIVGDGTVDLLDAQFIADEIANKTQKFGLKDGDIVIAMTGATIGKTGVIVTTEDQVPYLNQRVAKFDSNLQGFNNSWFIFVAFQNKFIFEQVVNAASGSAQPNISTNGIESVCLVIPDNNELMSIFNEYISVIFQGWIANQKQSKTLTQLRDTLLPRLISGQLRLPDAESMVEEAVS
- a CDS encoding Fic family protein, whose protein sequence is MSYQPPYSITPQILQRVADIVELLTRWSLSDDSSLSPQLRRNNRIRTIQASLAIENNTLSIEQVTAVLEGRHVLGLPREIQEVRNAFTAYEQLTSWQPHSLGDLLKAHGFLMTGLVDEAGSFRTGGVGIYNDKKLVHMAPPPSRVSALMSDLLVWLESAPVHPLIASCVFHYEFEFIHPFSDGNGRMGRLWQTLILSQWKPMLAYLPVETVVRSRQEEYYQALAEADRLADSTPFIEFMLQALHDAMTEALSKTSVKESVKTSVKTSDKILGELSLNSSMTIPELAEKVGVTARSIERNLKKLQDEGRLRRIGPAKGGHWEVIK